A single region of the Lacipirellulaceae bacterium genome encodes:
- a CDS encoding HlyD family efflux transporter periplasmic adaptor subunit — MARWFTFLFCFALVTSFNQVGERIAYSEDSPAERTHESKDHDSEKKAEEKQEEAESKDEKADESAEEKAESQEKDKGEAKADKKSDAKSEEDDSKSDSKEEKKEEEAKKKPKTHKVETKDLKIVVTIDGVFVAEEAEEVILRPETWSSFKVVEAVEHGTRVRKGDVLVEFDDRKFEEQLADKALDQRLGELAMMEAEEEFPRLEKAMELSFAQAKRDYEEQKFELDRYKKTMRPMTEKMARNNLKSAEQYYANAKEELEQLEKMYDADEITEETEEIVLKRQRHALEMAEFYLEYSKLQHDYTLEVSMPRRDESLESSMKFAELSFERAKMLKANGLTKKRYEMEKKREARARSVEAHAKLLSDKALMTLKAPTDGIVYYGACVNGRWGSVNSLKNKLVPYGSVSANSVVMTIVQPRPLYVLSSVGEKDYPKLEKGMEAVISPVGDSELEFEGELETIASAPAGSNKFEVELDVDLEEAPDWLLPGLTCKVKLTTYEADDAVVVPQDYVNTDEDDSKEKYVLVLEDEDEEPVRREVKLGKKKDKEVEILKGLEEGDEIVKKEDEKK; from the coding sequence ATGGCTCGGTGGTTTACCTTCCTGTTCTGTTTCGCCCTAGTAACTTCCTTCAATCAAGTCGGCGAGCGAATCGCCTACTCGGAAGACTCCCCAGCGGAGCGGACTCACGAGTCTAAGGACCACGACTCGGAGAAGAAGGCCGAGGAGAAACAGGAGGAAGCCGAATCGAAAGACGAGAAGGCAGACGAATCTGCTGAAGAGAAAGCTGAGTCTCAAGAAAAGGATAAGGGCGAAGCGAAAGCGGACAAGAAGTCTGACGCGAAATCAGAAGAGGACGACAGCAAATCGGACAGCAAAGAAGAGAAGAAGGAAGAGGAAGCGAAAAAGAAGCCCAAGACGCACAAAGTAGAAACCAAAGACCTGAAGATTGTCGTCACGATCGACGGAGTGTTCGTCGCTGAGGAAGCCGAGGAAGTCATTCTGCGACCAGAGACCTGGTCCTCCTTCAAGGTTGTTGAAGCGGTTGAGCATGGAACTCGCGTTCGCAAGGGAGACGTACTCGTCGAATTCGACGATCGCAAGTTCGAGGAACAACTGGCAGACAAGGCGCTCGATCAACGGTTGGGTGAACTTGCAATGATGGAAGCTGAGGAAGAGTTCCCCCGCCTTGAGAAAGCAATGGAACTTAGCTTCGCTCAGGCGAAACGTGATTACGAAGAGCAGAAATTCGAGCTTGATCGCTATAAAAAAACGATGCGTCCGATGACCGAAAAAATGGCACGCAACAATCTCAAGAGTGCCGAGCAATACTACGCCAACGCCAAGGAAGAGCTCGAACAACTCGAAAAGATGTACGACGCAGATGAGATCACTGAGGAAACTGAAGAGATTGTCCTCAAGCGTCAACGGCATGCTTTGGAAATGGCAGAATTCTATCTCGAGTATTCCAAGCTACAGCACGATTACACGCTCGAAGTCTCCATGCCGCGACGAGATGAAAGCTTAGAAAGCTCCATGAAGTTTGCTGAACTCTCCTTCGAGCGAGCAAAGATGCTCAAAGCGAATGGGCTTACCAAAAAACGCTACGAGATGGAAAAGAAACGAGAGGCACGCGCTCGCAGTGTCGAGGCCCACGCCAAGTTGCTTTCCGATAAAGCGCTCATGACGCTCAAGGCACCAACCGATGGCATCGTCTACTATGGCGCTTGCGTGAACGGTCGCTGGGGCTCAGTGAACAGCCTCAAGAACAAACTTGTCCCCTACGGAAGTGTCTCGGCCAACAGCGTGGTGATGACCATTGTGCAGCCCCGTCCCCTTTACGTGTTGAGCAGCGTTGGCGAAAAGGATTACCCGAAGCTCGAAAAGGGAATGGAGGCAGTCATCTCGCCGGTAGGTGATAGCGAATTGGAATTCGAAGGCGAACTGGAGACGATTGCCAGCGCTCCCGCGGGCAGTAATAAATTTGAAGTGGAGCTAGACGTCGACTTGGAAGAAGCCCCCGATTGGCTGCTTCCTGGCTTGACCTGTAAGGTAAAACTAACGACTTACGAGGCAGACGACGCGGTGGTCGTCCCACAAGACTACGTCAACACCGACGAGGACGACTCGAAAGAAAAGTACGTCTTGGTCCTGGAAGACGAGGATGAAGAGCCCGTTCGCCGCGAAGTGAAGCTTGGCAAGAAGAAAGACAAGGAAGTCGAAATCCTCAAAGGCCTTGAAGAAGGCGACGAGATCGTCAAGAAAGAGGATGAGAAGAAGTAA
- a CDS encoding ATP-binding protein: MSEPVGSQAEMIAGLQEQLAAREQELVETQRLAALGELVGTTTHEFNNVLMTVLNYAKLGLRNKDDATREKSLTKILAAAQRAEKICNSVLGMARNRKEEFAPTSLEQLVEESLVLLEREMQKYRISVQLDFSETPAVRAIGNQIQQVLLNFMTNARQAMPEGGTLLIKISHDAQADLVDLTVQDSGSGIPKEQLPKIFDRGFSTKTGPDETGKGGAGVGLAACRDIIEKHNGRVRVESTVGKGTAFTVRLPVFNEPVSQAAAITQLGVPVADPTSAV, from the coding sequence ATGAGTGAGCCCGTAGGATCCCAAGCAGAAATGATCGCCGGTTTGCAAGAGCAGCTAGCAGCGCGCGAACAGGAACTGGTCGAGACACAACGCCTAGCCGCTTTGGGGGAACTCGTCGGCACGACGACTCATGAGTTTAACAATGTGCTGATGACGGTTCTGAACTATGCAAAGCTAGGCCTTCGCAACAAGGATGATGCGACACGCGAGAAATCGCTGACCAAGATTCTTGCCGCCGCTCAACGTGCCGAGAAAATCTGCAATTCCGTGCTAGGCATGGCTCGTAATCGCAAGGAAGAATTCGCTCCGACCAGCCTGGAGCAACTCGTTGAAGAGTCGCTAGTGCTGCTCGAGCGGGAGATGCAGAAGTACCGTATCTCCGTGCAGTTAGACTTTTCAGAAACGCCTGCCGTGCGAGCGATTGGCAATCAGATCCAGCAAGTCCTTTTGAACTTCATGACGAACGCTCGTCAGGCGATGCCAGAGGGAGGGACGTTGTTGATCAAGATTTCCCACGACGCGCAAGCAGACCTCGTGGACTTAACGGTACAAGATTCTGGTTCGGGGATTCCTAAGGAACAGTTGCCGAAGATCTTTGATCGTGGCTTCAGCACCAAGACCGGCCCTGACGAGACGGGTAAAGGTGGGGCTGGTGTGGGGCTGGCCGCCTGTCGCGACATTATTGAGAAGCACAACGGCCGCGTTCGGGTGGAAAGCACCGTCGGAAAGGGGACCGCGTTTACCGTGCGACTGCCGGTGTTCAATGAGCCTGTAAGCCAAGCGGCAGCGATCACTCAGTTGGGTGTGCCTGTGGCGGATCCGACATCTGCGGTTTAA
- the nadD gene encoding nicotinate-nucleotide adenylyltransferase, with amino-acid sequence MKLGIFGGSFDPVHNGHLLLAGSARDQLTLEEVWFLPAASQPLKPQGLVASERDRLAMLELALVGQDGFKADPIEYERGGVSYTVDTLREIRQLHPEAELFFLMGADSLADIAKWKSPEEILALATLAVVHRPDAAKLDYSVLEEFTTSERIGQCRAVQIEMPPMAVSSSEIRRRILSDESGWEDSVPEEVAEYITMKRLYQSDV; translated from the coding sequence ATGAAACTAGGCATCTTCGGTGGAAGTTTCGACCCTGTGCACAACGGACATCTGCTTCTGGCGGGGAGTGCGCGGGATCAACTGACGCTCGAGGAAGTTTGGTTTCTGCCCGCCGCCTCGCAACCGCTGAAGCCGCAGGGGCTAGTGGCCAGCGAAAGGGACCGCCTGGCAATGTTGGAGCTTGCACTTGTCGGACAGGATGGATTTAAGGCAGACCCGATCGAGTACGAACGAGGTGGCGTAAGCTACACCGTTGACACACTTCGAGAGATCCGCCAGCTTCATCCGGAGGCAGAACTTTTTTTTCTTATGGGAGCCGACTCGCTCGCAGATATTGCGAAATGGAAGTCCCCTGAGGAAATTCTTGCGCTGGCTACCCTGGCGGTCGTCCATCGCCCCGACGCGGCTAAGCTTGATTATTCGGTTCTCGAAGAATTCACCACGAGCGAGAGAATCGGACAATGCCGGGCGGTTCAAATCGAGATGCCTCCGATGGCCGTGAGCAGTTCCGAGATTCGTCGACGGATCTTGAGCGATGAATCGGGTTGGGAAGATAGTGTTCCCGAGGAAGTGGCCGAGTACATCACAATGAAACGACTATACCAATCAGATGTTTAG
- the priA gene encoding primosomal protein N' — translation MAQKQPSLFDEELAEWELDAQEQRRVATVAIASGPDGVFDYEVPDGFADPERPERLLVPGKRVSVPFGRGNRQAEGYCIGIETKSVDPSRLKPVSRVLDKETLVSPSMLRLTKWMSEYYLCPWGQVLEAVVPAGVRSQAGTRAVKLLHVPPDVKARLAEIKLRSKQQTAALKKLAASDRPLTATELAKAARCTTGPVQQLLKQGLVEATSARVVSNPLDIEVPERELPLKLNDDQQQALTTIHNALDSGESRGLLLHGVTGSGKTEVYLQAIEKVVSFGRQAIVLVPEISLTPQTVRRFRARFDSIAVLHSHLTNVERHLHWQRIAKGEVQVVVGARSAVFAPCPHLGLIVIDEEHESTFKQDTAPRYQARDVAWQRASAEDIPLLLGSATPSLEAWQRAHNDSQFELLSLPKRVMNRPLPDVLNVNLRDPAQSRFSSGGISRQLHQAMQVALRDKGQVILLLNRRGYSTHIQCPGCGFALKCKDCELSLTYHRQHNSALCHYCDHEEPPPKVCPDCKSPAIRYGGLGTQKLEDEVRSRFPNSKVVRMDTDSMRKAGSHERVLSEFRAGEIDILLGTQMIAKGLDFPNVTLVGVVNADTALHLADFRAAERTFQLVAQVAGRTGRGSKGGRVLVQTLDPEHPAIAAAARHDYLNFAKAELEVRESVGYPPFGSMARIVVRGPDEVVTRESAEQLAQRIREAASKTATETNDVRVLGPCPAPILKLRNEFRFHMQLQAKEIGPIQEAVRAAGKGFRSPAKVRWIVDIDPWDMQ, via the coding sequence ATGGCACAAAAGCAACCCTCACTTTTCGACGAAGAGCTAGCAGAGTGGGAACTCGATGCTCAGGAGCAGCGGCGCGTAGCGACCGTAGCGATTGCCAGTGGGCCCGATGGAGTGTTCGATTACGAAGTGCCCGACGGATTCGCGGATCCGGAGCGGCCTGAGAGACTGCTTGTGCCAGGAAAACGGGTTAGCGTCCCCTTCGGGCGTGGCAATCGTCAAGCGGAGGGGTATTGCATTGGGATCGAAACGAAGTCGGTCGATCCAAGCCGACTCAAGCCTGTGTCACGAGTTCTCGACAAAGAGACGCTAGTTTCGCCTTCGATGTTGAGACTCACCAAATGGATGAGCGAGTATTACCTCTGTCCCTGGGGACAAGTTCTCGAAGCGGTGGTTCCTGCTGGGGTACGTTCACAAGCCGGCACCCGTGCGGTGAAGCTGCTGCACGTTCCGCCGGATGTCAAAGCACGGCTCGCTGAGATTAAACTCCGCTCAAAACAACAGACCGCAGCGCTGAAAAAACTGGCCGCAAGTGACCGACCGCTGACTGCTACCGAGCTGGCAAAGGCGGCCCGCTGCACGACCGGGCCGGTTCAACAACTGCTGAAGCAGGGTCTTGTCGAAGCGACGTCTGCACGCGTCGTCAGCAACCCCCTCGACATCGAAGTGCCAGAGCGGGAACTACCGCTCAAACTCAACGATGACCAGCAGCAAGCACTGACGACGATTCACAACGCCCTCGACTCAGGTGAAAGCCGCGGGCTGTTACTCCACGGAGTGACCGGTAGCGGCAAGACGGAGGTTTACCTGCAAGCAATCGAAAAAGTGGTCAGCTTCGGACGACAGGCAATTGTCTTGGTGCCCGAAATCAGCCTGACCCCGCAAACGGTCCGCCGCTTCCGTGCCCGGTTTGATTCAATCGCAGTCCTACACAGTCACCTCACCAATGTCGAACGTCACCTGCATTGGCAACGAATTGCAAAAGGCGAAGTCCAGGTCGTTGTCGGCGCTCGCAGTGCAGTTTTCGCACCCTGCCCACACCTGGGGCTCATCGTGATTGATGAAGAACACGAGAGCACCTTCAAGCAAGATACCGCTCCACGCTATCAAGCGAGAGATGTCGCTTGGCAACGAGCTTCTGCTGAAGACATTCCACTCCTACTTGGTAGCGCAACACCCTCACTAGAAGCGTGGCAGCGCGCTCACAACGATTCACAGTTTGAGTTGCTTTCGTTACCCAAGCGAGTGATGAATCGCCCGTTGCCAGACGTGCTGAACGTTAACCTCCGCGACCCAGCCCAGTCGCGTTTCAGTAGCGGAGGGATCAGCCGCCAGTTGCATCAGGCGATGCAGGTGGCGCTGCGCGACAAGGGGCAAGTGATCTTGCTCTTGAATCGTCGCGGCTATTCCACCCACATCCAATGCCCCGGGTGCGGGTTCGCTTTGAAATGCAAGGACTGCGAGCTTTCACTCACGTATCACCGACAGCACAACTCCGCCCTGTGCCACTACTGCGACCACGAAGAACCACCGCCGAAAGTCTGCCCTGATTGCAAATCACCGGCGATTCGCTACGGCGGACTGGGCACGCAGAAGCTCGAGGATGAAGTGCGTTCCCGTTTTCCAAACAGCAAAGTCGTGCGAATGGATACCGACAGCATGCGAAAGGCGGGAAGCCATGAACGGGTTCTCTCCGAGTTTCGCGCCGGGGAAATCGACATCCTGCTCGGCACTCAAATGATTGCCAAAGGTTTGGACTTTCCCAATGTCACACTGGTGGGCGTCGTGAACGCGGACACGGCTTTGCACCTTGCCGACTTTCGTGCTGCCGAGCGCACCTTCCAACTAGTGGCCCAAGTCGCCGGGCGGACCGGGCGGGGCTCCAAAGGGGGCAGGGTGCTCGTGCAGACACTCGACCCCGAACATCCGGCCATCGCTGCGGCAGCGAGGCACGATTACCTGAACTTCGCGAAAGCGGAACTCGAAGTTCGCGAATCCGTGGGTTATCCCCCGTTCGGTTCAATGGCGCGGATCGTCGTACGCGGGCCGGATGAAGTCGTCACGCGAGAAAGCGCAGAGCAACTCGCCCAAAGAATCCGCGAAGCAGCAAGCAAGACGGCGACTGAAACCAACGATGTCCGAGTCCTCGGTCCCTGTCCGGCGCCGATTCTCAAGTTGCGGAATGAGTTCCGTTTCCACATGCAGTTGCAGGCGAAGGAGATCGGACCGATTCAAGAAGCCGTGCGTGCGGCGGGCAAGGGATTCCGTTCGCCTGCGAAGGTTCGTTGGATTGTGGATATCGATCCCTGGGATATGCAATAG
- a CDS encoding ATP-binding protein — MSYRTFKRALGETSLERKCRLLFGVFLLLLITSSFYFYALKTNEIVYGMNRFVGKAVVDSIMTDAHRSVYVSNNGAYIADVDEQAINTEISETLRSGSFKWQILHPKNPGNIGKPADAFEWELMDDWAAASEALKSENDVKDTDENIKKALADPETVFSRENSSDDGETYRYYQAIHAKSSCMTCHKTLKLPEKLPYWPDLEVGDLLAVVRVDLDAKDTKAARDRNNAWLLFLGIATMFFSMAALYIIVRYVIVKPLEHLRDVSNAVRRGDVEQRADIHTGDEFEELGAAFNRMLRQLLRQQDELKDINSELDGKLDELAQANMRLHEMNQLKSDFLATVSHELRTPLNSIIGFSDLLKSNPQLEEKYQRYASNIQTSGKSLLEMINDILDLAKIESGRMELRLSEFDIGSVVLTQCDMARPLSEKKRIELDCEIAPGLPQMHQDRGKLEQILNNLLSNAIKFTPDGGRIHVSVRQDSRGDLRLTVIDTGIGISESDQVTIFDKFRQGTTVLPDGNAMTREYSGTGLGLSIVRELCRLLGGDITLESELGNGSEFTVILPWSVTEHTRMESPLAAELKQLTKPRYESAVGSSAEL, encoded by the coding sequence ATGAGCTACCGCACCTTCAAACGAGCCCTCGGCGAAACGAGCCTGGAGAGGAAATGCCGACTGCTGTTTGGTGTTTTCTTATTGCTGCTGATCACCAGTTCCTTCTACTTCTACGCCTTAAAGACGAATGAAATCGTCTATGGCATGAATCGCTTCGTCGGTAAAGCGGTCGTTGATTCGATCATGACCGACGCTCATCGAAGTGTTTATGTCTCGAACAACGGTGCTTATATCGCAGATGTTGACGAGCAGGCCATCAACACGGAAATCAGTGAGACGTTACGCAGTGGGTCGTTCAAGTGGCAGATTCTTCACCCCAAAAACCCTGGCAACATCGGAAAACCGGCTGATGCATTTGAATGGGAGCTAATGGACGATTGGGCTGCTGCCAGCGAGGCACTCAAGTCAGAGAATGATGTGAAGGACACCGATGAGAATATCAAGAAAGCGCTGGCAGACCCGGAGACTGTTTTCAGTCGCGAGAACTCAAGCGACGACGGCGAAACCTATCGCTACTATCAAGCGATCCATGCCAAATCAAGTTGCATGACCTGCCATAAGACTCTCAAACTACCCGAAAAGCTTCCCTACTGGCCGGACTTGGAAGTGGGAGACCTGCTGGCTGTGGTTCGCGTCGACCTCGATGCCAAAGACACAAAGGCTGCCCGAGACCGCAATAATGCTTGGCTCTTGTTCCTCGGCATCGCGACCATGTTCTTTTCGATGGCCGCATTGTACATCATCGTCCGCTACGTCATTGTCAAACCGCTCGAACACCTTCGCGATGTGTCGAACGCCGTCCGCCGCGGTGACGTTGAGCAGCGTGCGGACATTCACACGGGAGATGAGTTTGAAGAACTCGGTGCCGCTTTCAACCGCATGTTGCGTCAGCTACTTCGTCAGCAGGATGAGCTCAAGGACATCAACTCCGAACTCGACGGGAAGCTTGATGAACTCGCTCAGGCCAACATGCGATTGCATGAGATGAACCAACTCAAGAGCGACTTCCTCGCCACAGTCAGTCACGAGCTGCGTACGCCGCTCAACAGCATCATTGGCTTTAGTGATTTGCTGAAGAGTAATCCGCAACTCGAAGAGAAGTACCAACGCTACGCTTCGAACATTCAAACTTCAGGCAAGTCGTTGCTGGAAATGATCAACGACATTCTCGATTTGGCGAAAATTGAGAGCGGGCGGATGGAGCTGCGGCTAAGTGAATTCGACATTGGGTCGGTCGTCCTCACGCAATGCGACATGGCTCGTCCCTTGAGCGAGAAGAAACGGATCGAGCTCGACTGCGAGATCGCACCCGGCTTGCCACAGATGCACCAAGATCGGGGCAAACTCGAACAGATCCTCAACAACCTGCTTTCCAACGCCATTAAATTCACTCCTGACGGAGGCCGCATTCATGTTTCGGTACGACAAGATAGCCGCGGCGACCTGCGGCTGACAGTCATCGATACGGGGATTGGCATCAGCGAATCGGATCAGGTGACCATTTTCGATAAGTTCCGGCAGGGCACGACGGTTCTACCCGATGGCAACGCGATGACGCGTGAGTACTCCGGCACAGGGTTGGGCCTCTCGATCGTGCGTGAGCTTTGTCGACTTTTGGGCGGAGACATCACGCTCGAAAGCGAGCTTGGCAACGGCAGCGAGTTCACGGTGATTTTACCTTGGAGCGTCACTGAGCATACCCGAATGGAGTCACCGCTGGCCGCTGAACTAAAGCAGCTTACGAAGCCGCGGTATGAGTCGGCAGTCGGCAGCTCTGCAGAGTTGTAA
- the rnhA gene encoding ribonuclease HI, producing MPEVLLYTDGGCSGNPGPGGWAYLMRHPESGKELEGSGGEPETTNNRMELSAVIEGLSVLKRPSEVELFTDSVYVGKGMSEWMPKWKKNNWQRKEGKKLVPVKNEDLWRRLDELLGTHKVKYTRVAGHSGHPENDRVDELAVAAYQKYL from the coding sequence ATGCCTGAAGTTCTTCTTTACACCGATGGAGGTTGCAGCGGCAACCCTGGCCCCGGCGGATGGGCTTATTTGATGCGTCACCCGGAGAGTGGGAAAGAGTTGGAAGGTTCGGGCGGCGAGCCCGAAACGACGAACAACCGCATGGAGCTGAGCGCCGTAATCGAAGGCTTGTCTGTGTTGAAACGCCCTTCGGAGGTCGAGCTATTCACCGATAGTGTTTACGTTGGCAAAGGGATGAGCGAATGGATGCCGAAGTGGAAGAAGAACAACTGGCAACGCAAAGAAGGAAAGAAGCTCGTCCCCGTGAAGAACGAGGACCTTTGGCGTAGGCTCGATGAGCTACTCGGCACTCACAAGGTTAAGTATACCCGCGTGGCTGGTCACAGCGGGCATCCGGAGAACGACCGCGTTGATGAACTTGCGGTGGCGGCGTACCAGAAATACCTGTAG
- the recG gene encoding ATP-dependent DNA helicase RecG, with the protein MESPKELSAEEIKRKLNTPVEFVSGVGPERAKLLVKLGLPTAASLLFHFPHRYEDLTNERKIDDLEEDLTQSVRGVLVETGSSSSGFGKNRFSVLLSDATGGSLRATWFNQPFMSKRLQKGQHVVLTAKPRMKGLMWQMSHPQVTHLDEEEATIERPLLPVYSTTEGLSQYYFRKITEAAVEDFSPLLPEVFPPGLLQQYDLMPLVEAVRTIHFPEDHEQQQRAQHRFIFQELFVLQLALAVRRREQHDLKAFALPTTTQIDARIRRLLPFELTESQNQAIAEITADLALDRPMNRLLQGEVGSGKTMVALYAILVCLAHGQQAALMAPTEILARQHIATLSKLLDESRVSYELLSGSLTQKERGELLGRILAGEVDVVIGTQAIIQEGVQFKNLGLVVVDEQHKFGVKQRAAMRQDDQSPHYLVMTATPIPRTTTMTMFGDLDISTLRQLPSGRQPVSTYLVEEGLEARWWSFVRDRLREGRQAFVVAPLVEESENIDAPSVAQAFEQLTNGELEAFRLGLLHGRMNPDEKQSVMEEFNTGEIQVLVSTTVVEVGVDVPNATVMTIAGAERFGLAQLHQLRGRIGRGNHPGFCGVLVAGLPEADSSDKRRQRLEKFSQSTDGFELAELDFEIRGPGDLFGTRQHGMPPLRIADLNRDRETLEEARREAQLLEAADPGIKHAKHASLREQMMRRYEKALELGDVG; encoded by the coding sequence ATGGAGTCGCCCAAGGAACTTTCCGCCGAAGAGATCAAGCGTAAGCTGAATACGCCCGTCGAGTTCGTCTCGGGTGTCGGTCCTGAGCGAGCGAAGCTGCTTGTGAAGCTTGGCTTGCCAACCGCGGCAAGTCTGCTGTTTCATTTTCCTCACCGGTATGAAGATCTTACCAACGAGCGGAAGATTGACGATCTGGAGGAGGATCTCACGCAGAGTGTGCGAGGAGTACTTGTTGAAACGGGAAGTAGTTCCTCCGGCTTTGGCAAGAATCGCTTCTCGGTCTTGCTTTCAGATGCAACAGGCGGGTCGTTACGGGCGACGTGGTTCAATCAACCGTTCATGTCCAAGCGGCTGCAAAAGGGTCAACACGTGGTCCTTACGGCGAAGCCGCGGATGAAGGGCCTGATGTGGCAGATGTCGCATCCGCAAGTGACGCACCTGGACGAGGAGGAAGCCACCATTGAGAGGCCTTTGTTGCCCGTCTACTCCACCACCGAAGGGCTTTCGCAGTATTACTTTCGCAAGATCACCGAAGCTGCAGTCGAGGACTTCTCCCCGCTCCTGCCCGAAGTCTTTCCCCCGGGGCTGCTGCAACAATACGATCTGATGCCGCTGGTCGAAGCGGTGCGTACGATTCACTTTCCCGAAGACCATGAACAGCAACAACGGGCTCAGCATCGTTTTATCTTTCAGGAGTTGTTCGTATTGCAGCTAGCCCTGGCCGTGCGGCGTCGAGAACAACACGACCTAAAAGCGTTTGCTCTACCGACGACGACACAGATCGACGCACGCATCAGGCGATTACTTCCGTTTGAACTCACAGAGAGCCAGAATCAGGCGATTGCAGAGATAACGGCCGACTTGGCTCTCGACCGTCCCATGAACCGCCTTCTGCAAGGTGAAGTCGGAAGCGGTAAGACAATGGTTGCCTTGTACGCGATACTTGTCTGTCTAGCTCACGGACAACAGGCGGCACTCATGGCACCGACGGAGATTCTCGCTCGACAGCACATCGCTACGCTCAGCAAACTACTGGACGAAAGCCGAGTCAGCTATGAGCTGCTCTCGGGAAGTCTTACCCAGAAGGAACGCGGCGAACTGCTGGGCCGCATCCTTGCCGGGGAAGTCGATGTGGTGATCGGCACGCAGGCGATTATCCAAGAAGGCGTCCAGTTCAAGAACCTTGGCCTCGTTGTCGTTGACGAGCAGCATAAGTTTGGCGTGAAACAGCGGGCCGCGATGCGGCAGGACGACCAGTCACCCCACTATCTTGTGATGACGGCCACGCCGATTCCTCGCACGACGACGATGACCATGTTCGGCGACCTGGATATTTCCACACTCCGCCAACTTCCGTCGGGCCGTCAGCCTGTTAGCACATATTTAGTTGAAGAAGGCCTGGAAGCTCGCTGGTGGTCTTTTGTCAGAGACCGTCTACGCGAAGGAAGGCAAGCGTTCGTTGTCGCGCCACTCGTCGAAGAATCAGAGAACATCGACGCCCCAAGCGTTGCCCAAGCGTTCGAGCAGCTTACCAACGGCGAGCTTGAAGCGTTTCGATTGGGATTACTGCATGGCAGAATGAATCCTGATGAGAAACAATCCGTCATGGAGGAGTTTAACACAGGGGAAATCCAGGTACTGGTCAGCACGACCGTCGTTGAGGTGGGCGTCGATGTGCCCAACGCCACGGTCATGACGATTGCCGGAGCAGAGCGATTTGGTCTAGCACAGCTTCACCAACTGCGTGGTCGCATCGGACGAGGCAATCATCCGGGCTTCTGCGGCGTATTGGTCGCGGGGCTTCCTGAGGCCGATTCATCTGATAAACGGCGCCAGCGCCTCGAAAAGTTTTCCCAGAGCACGGACGGTTTTGAGCTGGCCGAACTCGACTTCGAAATCCGTGGCCCCGGCGATCTGTTCGGCACCCGTCAACATGGCATGCCTCCGCTAAGGATCGCCGACTTGAATCGTGATCGTGAAACACTAGAAGAAGCTCGTCGTGAAGCCCAACTCTTGGAAGCGGCCGATCCTGGAATCAAGCATGCGAAACACGCATCGCTCCGCGAGCAAATGATGCGACGGTATGAGAAGGCGCTTGAGCTAGGTGATGTGGGGTAA
- a CDS encoding GNAT family N-acetyltransferase, whose translation MISCFAKDEAGTVVGGAIGRWWGDCCELQQLWVAEPHRQQGIGKQLMDAFETKAKQHGCKQFFLETFSFQSPEFYKTLGYSVDYQRAGFPQGIVKYLMSKSLEEV comes from the coding sequence ATGATCTCCTGCTTCGCCAAGGATGAAGCAGGGACTGTCGTTGGCGGAGCCATTGGTCGTTGGTGGGGAGACTGCTGCGAACTGCAACAACTGTGGGTCGCCGAGCCGCATCGCCAACAGGGAATTGGCAAGCAATTGATGGACGCCTTCGAGACCAAAGCCAAACAGCACGGCTGCAAGCAATTCTTTCTGGAAACTTTCAGCTTCCAGTCGCCTGAGTTTTATAAGACTTTGGGTTACTCCGTTGACTATCAGCGTGCAGGCTTTCCGCAAGGCATCGTGAAGTACCTTATGTCGAAAAGCCTCGAGGAAGTCTAG
- a CDS encoding sigma-70 family RNA polymerase sigma factor has product MSESNDPDLTALVERIRSGDSTAMAEFAEAKRVPLLAFITSRIGGPLKKKIEPEDILQEASLEAVKSLNKVDLSDRDPITWLFQICERKIIDAHRRHFASQKRDASREAALPEGSQGAGGIANLLAASMTTPSEAFSRDQRQLRMLAALDTLPEEQREALRLRYLVGLPSKEIAEKMGKSDGAMRVMLSRSLAKLQGMLTE; this is encoded by the coding sequence ATGAGCGAATCTAACGATCCCGATCTTACCGCACTTGTCGAGCGAATTCGATCCGGTGATTCAACAGCGATGGCTGAGTTTGCTGAGGCGAAGCGTGTGCCCCTGCTAGCCTTCATAACCAGTCGCATCGGCGGCCCGCTGAAGAAGAAGATCGAGCCGGAGGATATTCTCCAAGAAGCGAGCCTGGAAGCAGTTAAATCGTTGAATAAGGTCGATCTGTCCGATCGCGACCCGATTACTTGGCTTTTCCAGATTTGCGAGCGGAAGATCATTGATGCCCATCGGCGTCACTTTGCTAGTCAAAAACGCGATGCATCCCGCGAGGCCGCACTCCCCGAGGGGAGCCAAGGGGCTGGGGGCATCGCCAATCTGCTTGCTGCCAGCATGACGACGCCCAGCGAAGCGTTCTCCCGCGATCAGAGGCAGCTTCGGATGCTTGCCGCCCTCGATACACTTCCAGAGGAACAGCGCGAAGCGCTCAGACTGCGTTACCTTGTTGGATTACCCTCAAAAGAAATCGCAGAGAAAATGGGCAAGAGCGATGGAGCGATGCGGGTGATGCTCTCGCGTTCGCTGGCCAAGCTGCAGGGGATGCTGACGGAGTAA